In Solimonas sp. K1W22B-7, the DNA window AAGAAGGTGTCGTGCTCATTAAGTGGAATGGCGCGAGGCTTCTGGCGGAAAAGAAAGCAGAGAATTACCCATCGGAGGGGCTAGGATCGGGCCTTCAGAAAATATAGCTCATGTAGGCGGGGCCTCGATCTGCCTGCCACGAAGGGCGCTCAAGGACCCGCCCTGCGCTGCTCAGAAGAGAGCAGGGAAAAGTTAAAAATGAACTGGCCCAGGGTGGCTCATAGAATAAAGATGAAGAAGCCGATCCCCATGCGCCCATATCGTGATCCGGAAGAGGATCGCAATCGTGTTCGACAGCTGGCCGGGCGGATCCTCCAGCCAATGACACCAAGACAGCGGCGGAAGTACCTGCTCTCACAGCCAACGCCCTACCGACGCCACCTCTACAAATACACCGCGGCCGAAAATGACGCGCACCTTCGGGATGCCATCGTTGGCAATCGACTTTTTCTATGCGGTGCAGACAGGCTTAATGATCCAGGTGAGTTGCAATTGGAAGTCCGCCTTCCGATTGATGTTCCGGAAGCGCTTAAGGCGCTAGAGAGGTGGCTTCACCGTACTTCGCTTTTAAAGTGGAAGGATCGAGTGGTCCAGGCAAGAGAAATTTATAAGCAAGGAAACTTCGCGAGTATCCACCAAGCTGCTGGGGACAAAACTCGGGTTGAAACAGGCATCTGTAGCCTCACAACGGATCCACACAATCAGCAGATGTGGGCGAACTACGCGAATGGGCACCAAGGCATTTGCCTTCAGTACAACGTTGCCTTGGGCTACGACACGCTCTGCGAGGCCGTTCCTGTCATTTATGATGATCTCCCTGTGGTGGAGATCTTTGGAAGGAACGATCTAGAAGATCCCATCCGACGGATGGTTCTCAGGAAACACACAGCTTACTTGAGTGAAAAGGAGTGGCGTCTCGTTAGGCCGACACAAGCAGGCCAATCTGCTTTGGTGCACCACACTGCTCTGTCGGGGATAATTCTCGGGGTCAGGGCATTAGCCGAACTGGAAGCTAAAGCGCGCGATTTTATCGAAGAGAGACGCCGTTCCGGCATGTCGGCACCGAAACTCTATCGCGCAACAATGCGAGGGGGAAGGATTTCGGTTCGTCGTATCTAAGGATTAGGACTAAAAAGGAAGGCGGAGCCACCTAAAATGGTGGAGCTGGGGTAAGGATGATTCCGCAGGGTCGAATAGTCTACTCCGCCCCGATTCTTCTTACGCCCACGAGCGGCAGCTGCTTTTTTCCGATCCAGAGGGCCCGCTTCTGAAATTTCACGTACTACAGCGTACCCCGTAAGATGATTAGAACGAGTTAAGGGACCGGCTTTTTCCCTGCTGCATCTTGGAGTTGCCACATGAAGCAAACAACTGTCGATTCACTTCTGGTGGCTCGTGCTCTGATGGAGAGAGCTACGGAATTGGCTCAGTCTGACGATCGACACCTGGCTTCCGCAGGCCTAGTCCTCATACAGGATGCTCTAGAAATTGCCTTCTATGCCTTATTGATTGAGCGCTCTGTAGATGAGGAAGTTCCTCTTGAAAGAAAGAGCTTCGATGAGCTTATCGGGGAGCTGAAAAAGGCGGGCATCCCTGTCCCGAAAAGCGGCACACTTAAGGTTCTAAACAAGCAGCGTGTGCTGACGAAGCATTATGCGCAGCTGGTCGAACCGCTTATGATCCGTAACTTCCTGGACGCTGCCCTGTTTGTTTTAGATAGCACCGTTAAGGCTGTCATTGGCCGGCCGCTGCGCGACCTCTTCTTCGCCGATTTTCTGAAGGATGGTCCGGCGAAGAAGCATCTCAAAGAAGCCGAGAAATTGATTGATGGCCGTCAATACTTCGAGGCCGCAGTCGAGGTGCGCAAGGCGGTGTTTCTCGAGTTTGAACTGCCCTATTGCATCCATTCCTGGAAGGACCATGAGGGCCCGCCGGATTTCAATTCCCTGCTGGGTTTCAGTCGAGGGGGCTGGAAGGCTCAGTCCTGGAAGCTCAACAAGAGCTGGGTGGAGAAGAACGTTAATGAGCCTACGGACTACGTCCAAATCAGCCCAGAGCAGTGGCGACTTGATGCCTTGGAGTGGGGGATTCACACCGCCGAACTCTCAAATATTCGCCGGCTTACACCTGCCGTCTTTCAGGAGAAAGCGTCTGCGTCCTGGGCGATAAAGATCGACCTATCGGCCCGGGAGCACATCAGTACCGTGGCTAATGCCAAGTATTGTCTCGATAGGGCGATCGCCGCGATTCTCAAGAAGCAGATGCATGATGATTCACACCGCAGGAGCGGCGGCTATGCGCCTCTTGATGCGCCAGAGGAGTACAACAGTAAACCATTGTATGCGAAGGCATCAACGAAGTCGGAAGTCGTTCACCAAGTGAACAATGCGTTCACCTACACCTTCAATGAGATTGTTGACGGATTCGATGATGAGGAGCGCTTCGTCCGATTGACCGGCCGGTCGAAAGCTCGCGACGACGATGGCCCTGCGGACTATGCCTTCGGATACCTTCAGGTCCGGCGGGAAATCAACTAGCCGGCGCGGCCCTCGCAGCTTTCGTAACGCATCTCTGGCGGGAGGGGAAGCAAAAAGGGGCAGAGTACACTTCGACCTCTTTCTTCCACTATTCAAAGGCCAAGCAGATTTCCATCGCTGACGAGGCTACTTCTCTTTTGCACTTTGCTAAGAGCTGACGTGTATTTTCTTGCGAAGAGGACCGCTGCTGCTTGGGCTATCGCACTAGATGCCACATCCGTCGAAGCATCGGCTGCTTTAAGTAGCTCGCCAAGCGTTGATATGTGAAAGCCATCAATGCCGCGGCGCCCTTTTTCGACTACCAGTAGAGCGAGGCTAAATTCTGACATCCCCAAATCAAGAACAGAGTTCGCCATGTTGAACAATCTAGTGTAGCTCTCGGCCATATCAGCCGATTTTTCAAATCTAGGGCCTTGATATTCTGAGTAGGTTGATTGGCGTCCGGAGCTTGAGCCCTTTACTCGAGAGACCTTGGCTTTGACTGTTTGATCGAGGAAGAGACTTAAGACGCTGTCAGGTATATGTAGGTTGTGCGAAAGATCAAAGTTTTGCTCCCCGAATACTGCTCTAACGGTAGGTAGTAGGTAGTACTCAGCATGCGCATAGTAGTCGAGGTCTTCTAAGAAAAAGAGTGTGTTATTAAAAGTTGAATAGTGTTGATGACTTTGCCAGCAACTTTTGTAAAAAATGCTTTTCTCATTTGAGCCCAGAAATCTGACAAAAGAGGCAGTGAAAAATTCCTGAACCGATTTATGAACAAAGCGGTACTCGTTGAATCCGTCCTCAATAATAAGATTGGTTATTCCGCTAAGTTCATCGAGAATTCTGTCGCTTAGCTTTTCGTCTTCGTTTACATATAACAGGGCTTTGCTCAGGCCCTCGGTTAAGTGCAATCGAGTAAAGCTTGACCCGCGCATTTTCTGCGTAAAGAAGCATAGGCCTTCGAATACCTGACGATATATTCGCCGATTGTCATTCCAGTGACGCGTCCGGTTTACGCGGCCCTTTAGATTGTCATGACGAAAGAAAATGGTCTCAAAGATGTTCTCGTAGAATTGGGAGAGAGTGGAGGGTATCTCTTCTCCCAGGTTGTAGCTGATGCAGAAAAGAACAACCAGAATAGGGGATTTAAGCACCGAGTCTGACTGTTTGTGCAGATGGGTTCTGGATAAGGCTTGGATGAGTTCATCTGCCTTCTGCGTGTCAGATGCTGTTTTCTTTATAATTGAAAAAATCTGGTCTTCATTGAGTTCGCAAACCTCATAGATGTGCCCCTGAGTGACGGAGTCGAGCTCCGTATCTGGTCGTGTTGTCACGACAAGGTTGCAGTTATATTTTGCGATTATCTTTCTGATTTCTTCAACGAGCTCTTCGCGAAATTGAGTGGGGGTTTCGTCGAAGGCATCTAAGTAGACCTTGACCTCGCTATCTTTGAGCACAATTTGCACGGTCTCTTCATCGATAGTGAGGCCGCTGCGTGTGAGTTTCTCTGCGATCTGTGATTCGAGGGTTCCCCCCTTGTAGTTCTTTAATTCATAGAACAAGGGAAAGCGATTGTTCTTTATTGCATTATTCGCAATAAGCTTGCGGAGCAAAGTCGATTTTCCTTGCCCAGCCAAGCCCTTTATAAAGACGGTCCTTTCCTCTAAATCCAGAGTTACATCATCTGTGACCAGCACGCTAAAGCTTTTTATACCGCGCAAGTTCAATGGCACATAAATGTCATTGATGAATATTGTCTCGTTTGGCGAGGCGAGGGTTTTTACACTTAAGAGATCGACGCAGTACTTTATGTACTGCTTTCGGAATGTCTGACTTTTTGAATTGTCTGTGCGATTTAGCTGGTACTTGCTGGAGATAAAGTCGTAGGCCTTCTCAATGGATTTTTCAATGGCTGCTGTTACAGCAGCGCTCTTAGCAATGGCGACAAGGCTTTCCATTTTGTCTCTGCAAGCGAGTTAATAGAAAAAAGGCCGGAGTAATTTACTCCGGCCCTTCGTTACTTCACGTCACCTGTTCTAGTGGCGCCTAACCATCAATCCCAGCTCAACGCCCCACCCGTCTGATACTCCGTAACCCGGGTCTCGAAGAAGTTCTTCTCCTTCTTCAGATCCAGCACCTCGCTCATCCAGGGGAAGGGGTTCTCGCAGGCCGGGTAGATGGCCTTGAGGCCGATCTGGGCGCAGCGGCGGTTGGCGATGAACTTCATGTACTCGTTGAACATGGCGGCGTTCAGGCCGAGCACGCCGCGGGGCATGGTGTCGTGGGCGTAGGCGATCTCGAGCTCGGTGGCTTCGATGATCATCTTGCGCGCCTGCTCCTGGAACTCGGCGGTCCACAGGTGCGGGTTTTCGATCTTGATCTGGTTGATCACGTCGATGCCGAAGTTCATGTGCATGGCTTCGTCACGCATGATGTACTGGATCTGCTCCGATACACCCACCATCTTGTTGCGGCGCCCGAAGCTGAGCAGCTGCACGAAGCCCACGTAGAAGAAGATGCCTTCGAACACCACGTAGAAGGCGATCATGTCGCGCAGGAAGCGCTGGTCGGTTTCCGGCGTGCCGGTGTGGAATTCCTGATCGGCCAGGGACTGGGTGTACGGCAGGGCCCAGGCGGCCTTGTCGTGGATGCTCGGCACTTCGCGGTACATGTTGAAGACTTCGGCTTCGTCCAGGCCGAGGCTTTCGATGCAGTACTGGTAGGCGTGCGTGTGGATCGCTTCCTCGAAGGCCTGGCGCAGCAGGTACTGGCGGCACTCGGGGTTGGTCAGGTGGCGGTACACGGCCAGCACCAGGTTGTTGGCAACCAGGGAGTCGGCGGTGCTGAAGAAGCCGAGCGAGCGCTTGATGATCATGCGCTCGTCTTCGGTCAGGCCGTTGGGATCCTGCCAGAGCGCGATGTCGGCGCTCATGTTGATCTCCTGCGGCATCCAGTGGTTGTTGCAGGCGTCCAGGTACTTCTTCCAGGCCCATTCGTACTTGAAGGGCACCAGCTGGTTGAGGTCGGCGCGGCAGTTGATGATCTTCTTGTCGTCCACCTGGATGCGGCGGGCGCCCATCTGCAGGTCTTCCAGGCCGGTGGCGCCGGCTTCGATCTGCGCCTGGGTCGGCTGCAGCCTGAAGTCGCTGGCGGCGGGGATCGGCGGCACCGGGGTGGGGTGGGTGTCGGCCACGGCGCCCATCAGGATGGCCGTGTGCGCGGCGCGCGGCGCGGCCTGGGGGGCGGCGGGTTTCGGGGTGGCGATGGTCGGTTCGTCGTCCCAGCTCAGCATGGCATGTGCTCCTTGTTACTCCGGGCGATCGGGCCCGGGTGCGTGTCTGTTCGTCGCGCTATGGCTGCGTCCTGCGGGTCTTTTTTGACCCTCTCCCCGGGGCTGCATTCCGGCATGGTTTGATGCCACGCGAAATCCGCAACGCCCAGGGGAAGAGATTGCTCTTCGGCAGGGGCGTAGTCAAGGGCAAAATACAACTGCTAGTGGGTACTTTATGTCCGCGCCCCACTATGTAGTAAACCGCGGACAGTTTATGCCCCGCTTATGAGCGGGTTTTGCAGGGCTTATGCACAGCTTTCGGGCAGGGTTGTGCAGGGCTGGGGCGGGAACGGGCCCTGGGTGGATTCTGGATGGGATTTCGGGGCGGATTTCGGTGGATTTCGGGCGGCCGGGTGGGGTGGGGCCGTTGATCGGGGTGCCGCAGGATTATTCAATTATTTATCACATTCTGAGCCGGGGGCTCCCTACCAAGGCTTTGACAGGCTCAGCGAGAGCCCCCTCTCTCCCGGCCTCTCTCCCACAAGGGGAGAGAGGAGCAAGGCGAGTGTGATAAATGATCAAACAGTATTGATCTCTTCTGTGGGAGGGGGTGGCTACAAGCAGGCGTGGCGTGGTCTTCGCTTTTTTTTTCGCCGAATAGGTACAGTCATTCTCAGGAGGCCTTACATGCGCACTATCGACTACACGATTGCACGGCGGCATCTTGCGGAGACCATGGACCGGGTCAACGCTGATCGCGCGCCAGTATTGGTAACGCGCCAGAACGGCGAGCCGGTAGTCATGATGTCCCTGGCCGACTACAACGCGCTGGAGGAGACGGCCTACCTCCTACGCTCGCCGGCGAATGCCGAGCGTCTGTTGAAGTCGGTCAACAGACTGCGAACGGGCCGCAGAATCTGAAGCGTCCTGATTGAAGTCGAGCAAGCGTGCCGGTAGCACTGCAATGACACGTCAGCACTTCGCTTCACGATCGCCGCCGCGCTTGTAAGCATTCTCCGCGACGCACTGCAGCATGAAAAATGACGCTTGCTGCATTGCGGTATGTCATTGATTCAACAAGAGCGCCGCAAGGGCGTCTCCATCACTACCCATCGCGCGTAGAGAAAACTACCCATTCGTGTAGTGCGGCCATTTCCCCCCGGCCGTAGTTTCACCACCACGCAGCAAGGACCCGGCGCGCTGAGGCGACGCGGGGCCTACACAAACATAACGAGGAGAAAAAGGTGAACGACACCTTGCTTGGTGCCTGGCCCCCGGAGCGGTGCGCATCCGCAGTTCTCCGCCTGCCGCACTGCGG includes these proteins:
- a CDS encoding DUF2971 domain-containing protein, with translation MKKPIPMRPYRDPEEDRNRVRQLAGRILQPMTPRQRRKYLLSQPTPYRRHLYKYTAAENDAHLRDAIVGNRLFLCGADRLNDPGELQLEVRLPIDVPEALKALERWLHRTSLLKWKDRVVQAREIYKQGNFASIHQAAGDKTRVETGICSLTTDPHNQQMWANYANGHQGICLQYNVALGYDTLCEAVPVIYDDLPVVEIFGRNDLEDPIRRMVLRKHTAYLSEKEWRLVRPTQAGQSALVHHTALSGIILGVRALAELEAKARDFIEERRRSGMSAPKLYRATMRGGRISVRRI
- a CDS encoding NACHT domain-containing protein, coding for MESLVAIAKSAAVTAAIEKSIEKAYDFISSKYQLNRTDNSKSQTFRKQYIKYCVDLLSVKTLASPNETIFINDIYVPLNLRGIKSFSVLVTDDVTLDLEERTVFIKGLAGQGKSTLLRKLIANNAIKNNRFPLFYELKNYKGGTLESQIAEKLTRSGLTIDEETVQIVLKDSEVKVYLDAFDETPTQFREELVEEIRKIIAKYNCNLVVTTRPDTELDSVTQGHIYEVCELNEDQIFSIIKKTASDTQKADELIQALSRTHLHKQSDSVLKSPILVVLFCISYNLGEEIPSTLSQFYENIFETIFFRHDNLKGRVNRTRHWNDNRRIYRQVFEGLCFFTQKMRGSSFTRLHLTEGLSKALLYVNEDEKLSDRILDELSGITNLIIEDGFNEYRFVHKSVQEFFTASFVRFLGSNEKSIFYKSCWQSHQHYSTFNNTLFFLEDLDYYAHAEYYLLPTVRAVFGEQNFDLSHNLHIPDSVLSLFLDQTVKAKVSRVKGSSSGRQSTYSEYQGPRFEKSADMAESYTRLFNMANSVLDLGMSEFSLALLVVEKGRRGIDGFHISTLGELLKAADASTDVASSAIAQAAAVLFARKYTSALSKVQKRSSLVSDGNLLGL
- a CDS encoding ribonucleotide-diphosphate reductase subunit beta; protein product: MLSWDDEPTIATPKPAAPQAAPRAAHTAILMGAVADTHPTPVPPIPAASDFRLQPTQAQIEAGATGLEDLQMGARRIQVDDKKIINCRADLNQLVPFKYEWAWKKYLDACNNHWMPQEINMSADIALWQDPNGLTEDERMIIKRSLGFFSTADSLVANNLVLAVYRHLTNPECRQYLLRQAFEEAIHTHAYQYCIESLGLDEAEVFNMYREVPSIHDKAAWALPYTQSLADQEFHTGTPETDQRFLRDMIAFYVVFEGIFFYVGFVQLLSFGRRNKMVGVSEQIQYIMRDEAMHMNFGIDVINQIKIENPHLWTAEFQEQARKMIIEATELEIAYAHDTMPRGVLGLNAAMFNEYMKFIANRRCAQIGLKAIYPACENPFPWMSEVLDLKKEKNFFETRVTEYQTGGALSWD
- a CDS encoding type II toxin-antitoxin system prevent-host-death family antitoxin; the encoded protein is MRTIDYTIARRHLAETMDRVNADRAPVLVTRQNGEPVVMMSLADYNALEETAYLLRSPANAERLLKSVNRLRTGRRI